The following proteins are co-located in the Fructilactobacillus carniphilus genome:
- a CDS encoding DUF5067 domain-containing protein, with protein sequence MKKQIIIGLATVATLSLAGCSSNKQSQSKPKSATTSKTNQQPSFRNNVAQLNDKTIRIKGVKTIKQPNESSPSMVAFIYQVTNKSSHSMTPMDAWNANMKVTQDKQKLDKTEFSDDSLPTNPDENIAKGQTVKSSVVYKLNNTKDPISINASQGINQNAIDQNSNQQIDGTDVGTQTFAISQ encoded by the coding sequence GTGAAAAAACAAATCATTATCGGTCTTGCGACCGTTGCAACCCTTAGTTTAGCCGGCTGTTCTTCCAACAAGCAAAGTCAGTCAAAACCGAAGTCGGCAACGACCAGCAAAACCAATCAACAACCATCATTTCGGAACAACGTTGCTCAGTTGAATGACAAAACCATTCGGATTAAGGGAGTTAAGACCATCAAACAACCCAACGAATCCTCTCCTTCCATGGTTGCTTTCATTTATCAGGTTACCAATAAATCAAGCCATTCCATGACACCGATGGACGCTTGGAACGCCAATATGAAGGTTACCCAGGATAAACAGAAGTTAGATAAAACAGAATTTAGTGACGATTCGTTACCAACTAATCCGGATGAAAACATTGCCAAGGGACAAACGGTCAAGAGTTCGGTGGTCTATAAATTAAACAACACCAAGGACCCGATTTCGATTAATGCCAGCCAAGGAATTAACCAGAATGCCATTGATCAAAATTCCAACCAACAAATTGACGGAACTGACGTTGGAACGCAAACGTTCGCCATTAGTCAATAA
- a CDS encoding aminotransferase class I/II-fold pyridoxal phosphate-dependent enzyme, producing MPELDQRLGDVYNHRLDTITPSQIRSFSREIQDIPGLVSLNVGEPGFNTPEHVKQAAIDSIANNQSHYSPQNGWLELREAISNYLKKRYQMDYDPEAEVTVTDGATEALSSSFLATINPGDEVLIPMPGYPAYTSLVELAGGVPVGMDTSATEFKLTPEQLEDTLAAHPNAKELVLNYPTNPTGVSYTKEELEQLAKVVERHGLLVVDDEIYGELTYDIEHFSFAKILPENTILINGLSKSHAMTGYRLGYVAGPAAIVTNVNKVHGYLVTSPSNPAQYAAIEALNNGMEDPISMRKAYQERRDLMTTELRKLGFEVVTPEGAFYIFAKIPAQFSENSREFALRLAREAKVGVTPGSAFGEAGEGYLRLSYAADLDQIKLALDQMKTFIESTD from the coding sequence ATGCCAGAATTAGATCAACGCCTAGGCGATGTTTATAATCATCGGTTAGACACCATTACACCATCACAAATTAGATCCTTTTCCCGTGAGATTCAAGACATCCCGGGATTAGTCAGCTTAAACGTGGGGGAACCCGGATTTAATACCCCAGAACACGTTAAACAAGCGGCCATTGATAGCATTGCTAATAACCAATCACACTACTCGCCCCAAAATGGGTGGTTAGAGTTACGGGAGGCCATTAGTAATTATCTAAAGAAACGTTACCAAATGGACTATGATCCAGAAGCGGAGGTAACGGTGACCGATGGTGCCACAGAAGCATTATCGAGTAGCTTTCTAGCTACGATTAATCCTGGTGATGAGGTCTTGATTCCGATGCCTGGTTACCCAGCCTACACTTCGTTAGTTGAGTTAGCTGGCGGGGTTCCAGTTGGAATGGACACTAGCGCAACGGAGTTTAAACTAACCCCAGAACAACTAGAAGACACGTTGGCAGCTCATCCGAATGCTAAGGAGTTAGTTTTAAACTACCCGACTAATCCGACCGGAGTTTCGTATACTAAGGAAGAATTGGAACAATTAGCGAAGGTCGTGGAAAGACACGGTCTGCTCGTGGTTGATGATGAAATCTATGGAGAATTAACCTATGACATCGAACACTTCTCCTTTGCCAAAATCCTGCCGGAAAACACGATCTTAATTAACGGACTTTCCAAGTCGCACGCCATGACGGGGTACCGGTTAGGATATGTTGCTGGACCGGCTGCCATTGTGACGAATGTTAATAAGGTCCATGGTTACCTAGTAACTTCACCATCGAATCCGGCTCAATATGCTGCCATTGAAGCCTTGAATAACGGCATGGAAGATCCGATTTCCATGCGGAAGGCCTACCAGGAACGACGGGATTTAATGACGACTGAATTACGGAAGTTAGGCTTTGAAGTGGTTACGCCAGAAGGCGCTTTCTACATCTTTGCCAAAATCCCGGCTCAATTTAGCGAAAATTCGCGGGAATTTGCGCTCCGGTTAGCCCGAGAAGCTAAAGTCGGAGTAACCCCAGGTAGTGCTTTTGGGGAAGCAGGCGAAGGGTATCTTCGGCTTTCATATGCTGCAGACCTTGATCAAATTAAGCTAGCGTTAGATCAAATGAAGACATTTATTGAGAGCACGGACTAA
- a CDS encoding helix-turn-helix domain-containing protein yields MLSLRLKDPETVREEISLRGYSINSFARKIKSNPGYIGKVLDGKRDPYPPLAKKIAEGLDMDIRDLFFVVDGRKNETDRE; encoded by the coding sequence ATGCTGAGTTTACGTTTGAAGGACCCAGAGACAGTGCGCGAGGAGATTTCCTTGCGTGGCTACTCCATTAACAGTTTTGCCCGAAAAATTAAGTCCAATCCGGGCTACATTGGCAAAGTATTAGATGGAAAACGGGATCCGTATCCGCCGCTAGCTAAAAAAATTGCTGAGGGGTTAGATATGGATATTCGGGATCTTTTTTTTGTCGTTGATGGTCGAAAAAATGAAACAGACCGTGAATAA
- a CDS encoding FAD-dependent oxidoreductase, translating to MKVAVVGSSHGGYEAVRGVLQQFPDAHIDWYEKGDFISFLSCGMELYLQGVVKDVNSVSYATIPEMEDKGVHVHINSEVTNIDPDGHKLTVVDVQNGQEESADYDKLILSVGATPFKLPVAGKELQNIYAMRGRDWAIKLREAEVKPDIKNVTVVGSGYIGIEAAESFAKAGKHVTIVDTNPTILGTYLDTEFTEILEEELKANDVDLRLSQSVKEYVGNSDDKVTSVISTTGDTWDADLVIETAGIRPATKWLAGIVDLDDHGMIKTDEYQQTSNPDIFAVGDATEIEFAPTGKKQLIALASNARRQGRSAAANLEGHKRKTTAVSGSSALHVFNYKFASTGVKDVTAEGLGVDVESVFVTDTKVPPFVPAEHNAEVFFKLTYDPKTRVVMGAQIMSKMDTTANINAISLAIQQHMTVDDLAYADFFFQPGFDRPWNIMNVAAQKAEQKLDK from the coding sequence ATGAAAGTAGCAGTAGTTGGATCATCTCATGGTGGTTACGAAGCAGTACGCGGAGTTTTACAACAATTTCCTGATGCTCACATTGATTGGTACGAAAAGGGTGACTTTATTTCGTTCTTATCTTGTGGGATGGAACTATACCTCCAAGGAGTGGTAAAGGACGTTAACTCAGTTAGTTACGCTACCATTCCAGAAATGGAAGACAAGGGTGTTCACGTTCACATCAATTCAGAAGTAACGAACATTGATCCGGACGGACACAAATTGACGGTGGTTGACGTCCAAAACGGTCAAGAAGAAAGTGCCGATTACGACAAGTTGATCTTGAGCGTGGGTGCGACCCCATTCAAACTTCCAGTGGCCGGAAAAGAATTGCAAAACATTTACGCAATGCGGGGTCGGGACTGGGCCATCAAGTTGCGGGAGGCCGAAGTTAAACCAGACATTAAGAACGTAACGGTGGTTGGTTCTGGTTACATTGGAATCGAAGCTGCTGAATCATTCGCTAAGGCTGGTAAACACGTTACGATTGTAGATACGAATCCCACCATTTTGGGAACCTACCTAGATACAGAGTTCACTGAAATCCTAGAAGAAGAATTAAAGGCCAACGACGTTGACTTGCGGTTAAGCCAATCCGTGAAGGAATATGTTGGTAATTCTGATGACAAGGTTACTTCAGTAATTTCAACGACTGGTGATACTTGGGATGCGGACTTGGTCATCGAAACGGCTGGAATTCGTCCTGCTACGAAGTGGTTAGCTGGAATCGTTGATTTAGACGATCATGGCATGATTAAAACGGACGAATACCAACAAACTAGTAATCCAGATATCTTCGCCGTGGGTGATGCCACTGAAATCGAATTTGCCCCAACTGGCAAGAAACAATTGATTGCGTTAGCTTCTAACGCTCGGCGGCAAGGTCGTTCAGCTGCTGCTAACTTAGAAGGTCACAAACGTAAAACCACTGCTGTTTCTGGTTCATCTGCTTTACACGTCTTTAATTACAAGTTTGCTTCTACCGGAGTTAAAGATGTTACTGCTGAGGGCCTCGGAGTTGACGTTGAATCAGTTTTTGTTACTGATACCAAGGTTCCTCCGTTTGTCCCTGCTGAACACAATGCTGAAGTCTTCTTCAAATTGACTTACGATCCAAAGACGAGAGTTGTCATGGGAGCGCAAATCATGTCGAAGATGGACACCACTGCTAACATCAACGCCATCTCGTTGGCAATTCAACAACACATGACGGTTGACGACTTGGCATATGCTGATTTCTTCTTCCAACCAGGCTTTGACCGTCCATGGAACATTATGAACGTGGCTGCACAAAAAGCCGAACAAAAATTAGATAAATAA
- a CDS encoding 2-hydroxycarboxylate transporter family protein has translation MKKEKNGLLALISRMDDFKIDGIGLAVYALLAIILIIVVSLNVLPQGIFGALFVMVIMGNIFYWLGAHLPIFKSYLGGGAVFALFAPALLGIAGIIPKTVIKTVDSFMSSTGFIDFFIISLIVGAILGMNREMLLKASVRFLPVAFLSMAVAFFAVGLMSMLIGKGFRYGALFVAFPIMGGGIGAGAIPLSKIYHEAFGGSTDFLSMLLPAVILGNVFAIIGAGLISKVFANSKGNGHGKMLPGNFDDVSKDSIKITYQKMGVGLMIAAAFLMIGLTLNHFIPMVNEYAFIILLVIIFKASGWIPKYYEESAVTFSNSITKNLTHALLAGVGLTKLDLPVLGHSLTWQFVVLVLTSVIVIAIAAALIGKLFGLYPVESAITAGLVNNSMGGTGNISVLAACDRMNLIGFAQMGNRLGGAIMLVAAGIYISIFG, from the coding sequence ATGAAAAAGGAAAAAAATGGTCTGTTGGCCTTAATTAGCCGGATGGACGACTTTAAAATTGATGGAATTGGGTTAGCAGTTTACGCTTTGCTCGCCATCATTTTGATCATTGTGGTCAGTCTGAATGTTTTACCACAAGGGATCTTTGGGGCCTTGTTTGTCATGGTCATCATGGGGAATATCTTCTACTGGCTCGGGGCACATTTGCCAATCTTTAAGAGCTACCTAGGTGGAGGAGCAGTGTTCGCTCTGTTTGCGCCCGCACTATTGGGAATTGCTGGAATCATCCCTAAGACGGTGATTAAGACAGTGGATAGCTTCATGTCCAGCACGGGATTCATTGATTTCTTCATCATTTCTTTGATTGTGGGAGCAATTCTGGGAATGAACCGGGAAATGTTGTTGAAGGCTTCCGTTCGGTTCCTTCCTGTGGCTTTCCTATCAATGGCCGTAGCCTTTTTTGCAGTTGGCCTAATGTCAATGCTGATTGGAAAAGGCTTCCGTTACGGAGCTTTGTTCGTGGCCTTTCCAATCATGGGTGGAGGAATTGGTGCTGGTGCCATTCCACTTTCCAAGATTTACCACGAGGCCTTTGGTGGTAGCACTGATTTTCTTTCAATGCTATTACCAGCCGTCATCTTAGGAAACGTGTTTGCCATTATCGGAGCTGGATTGATTAGCAAGGTCTTTGCTAACAGTAAGGGTAATGGACACGGTAAAATGCTACCTGGTAACTTTGATGATGTTTCTAAAGACAGCATCAAGATTACTTACCAAAAGATGGGTGTCGGTTTGATGATTGCCGCTGCTTTCTTGATGATTGGATTAACGTTAAACCACTTTATTCCCATGGTTAACGAATATGCCTTTATCATTCTGCTGGTTATCATCTTCAAAGCAAGTGGCTGGATTCCAAAATACTACGAAGAATCAGCAGTTACTTTCAGTAACTCAATTACCAAGAACCTGACTCACGCATTATTGGCCGGAGTGGGACTGACGAAGCTTGACTTACCAGTGTTAGGGCACTCCCTAACGTGGCAATTTGTGGTCCTTGTCTTAACTAGTGTGATTGTCATTGCCATCGCGGCTGCTTTAATCGGAAAATTATTTGGATTATACCCAGTGGAATCTGCCATTACGGCGGGGTTAGTTAACAACTCCATGGGTGGAACTGGTAACATTTCTGTACTGGCCGCTTGTGATCGGATGAATCTGATTGGATTTGCCCAAATGGGGAACCGACTCGGAGGAGCTATCATGCTGGTCGCAGCCGGGATTTACATTTCGATTTTTGGATAG